A section of the Osmia lignaria lignaria isolate PbOS001 chromosome 3, iyOsmLign1, whole genome shotgun sequence genome encodes:
- the Sf3b5 gene encoding splicing factor 3B subunit 5 — protein MGERYNIHSQLEHLQSKYIGTGHADTTKFEWLVNQHRDSCSSYMGHYDLLNFFAIAENEAKARVRFNLMEKMLQPCGPPPEKPED, from the coding sequence atggGAGAACGTTACAACATTCATAGTCAGCTAGAGCATTTACAGTCAAAATATATAGGCACCGGGCACGCTGACACAACCAAGTTTGAATGGCTTGTGAACCAACATCGTGATTCTTGTAGTTCTTACATGGGACATTATGATTTGCTGAATTTCTTCGCCATCGCAGAAAACGAAGCAAAAGCACGTGTTCGATTTAATCTTATGGAAAAAATGCTTCAGCCCTGTGGTCCACCTCCAGAGAAACCAGAAGACTAA